From one Streptomyces sp. N50 genomic stretch:
- a CDS encoding M24 family metallopeptidase: MADDEPTRAARLLDAQAKAALLFSEVEERGLVAPGEGERAVSDRVRDLANELFGTTRHWHKRIVRSGPNTLAPYKENPPDRVIGADDIVFADFGPIFEEYEADFGRTFVLGDDPVKHRLREDLPKVFAAGRRFFENTPDVTGARLHTEVARRADKAGWELGGWHAGHLVGEFPHETIEGAHVESYVTPENDTPMRRTDRTGRTCHWILEVHLIDREREFGGFYEELLTL, encoded by the coding sequence ATGGCTGATGACGAACCCACGCGGGCCGCACGCCTGCTCGATGCCCAGGCCAAGGCCGCGCTGCTCTTCTCGGAGGTCGAGGAGCGTGGGCTCGTGGCGCCCGGTGAGGGAGAGCGGGCCGTCAGCGACCGGGTTCGCGACCTCGCGAACGAGTTGTTCGGTACGACCCGGCACTGGCACAAGCGGATCGTGCGCTCGGGGCCGAACACGCTCGCGCCGTACAAGGAGAACCCGCCGGACCGGGTGATCGGCGCGGACGACATCGTGTTCGCCGACTTCGGGCCGATCTTCGAGGAGTACGAGGCCGACTTCGGCCGGACCTTCGTCCTGGGCGACGACCCGGTCAAGCACCGGCTGCGCGAGGACCTGCCCAAGGTGTTCGCGGCCGGCCGGCGCTTCTTCGAGAACACCCCGGACGTCACCGGCGCCCGCCTGCACACCGAGGTCGCCCGCCGCGCCGACAAGGCCGGTTGGGAGCTGGGTGGTTGGCACGCCGGGCACCTGGTCGGCGAGTTTCCGCACGAGACGATCGAGGGCGCGCACGTCGAGTCGTACGTCACCCCCGAGAACGACACCCCCATGCGCCGCACCGACAGGACCGGCCGTACCTGCCACTGGATCCTGGAGGTCCATCTCATCGACCGGGAGCGGGAGTTCGGCGGTTTCTACGAGGAACTGCTCACTCTCTGA
- a CDS encoding VOC family protein — MKSRTDGMWWGTAIEAPDPSGLARFYAELLGWHIGHEEPGTAIVAASPQGPFFVFQQADDYRAPVWPPADGEQRPMMHFDFQVGDLDSAVAEAVALGATVAESQPQANVRVLFDPAGHPFCLCYDEG, encoded by the coding sequence ATGAAGTCCCGGACTGATGGCATGTGGTGGGGAACGGCGATCGAGGCGCCGGACCCCAGCGGCCTGGCGAGGTTCTACGCCGAACTGCTCGGCTGGCACATCGGACACGAGGAGCCGGGAACGGCCATCGTCGCCGCCTCACCGCAAGGGCCTTTCTTCGTGTTCCAGCAGGCGGACGACTATCGGGCCCCGGTCTGGCCTCCGGCCGACGGGGAGCAGCGCCCGATGATGCACTTCGACTTCCAGGTGGGCGACCTGGACTCGGCGGTCGCCGAGGCGGTCGCCCTGGGTGCCACGGTCGCGGAGTCCCAGCCGCAGGCGAACGTCCGAGTGCTCTTCGACCCCGCCGGCCACCCCTTCTGCCTCTGCTACGACGAAGGATGA
- a CDS encoding APC family permease, with protein sequence MSTETDPAGTGGMKRRLGLSDAVVIGLGSMIGAGIFASLGPAADAAGSGLLLALALAAVVAYCNATSSARLAARYPRSGGTYVYGRERLGDFWGYLAGWAFVVGKTASCAAMALTVGAYLWPGQTHAVAVAAVVALTAVNYTGVQKSALLTRAIVAVVLAVLAAVIVTALASTHADTARLAIGSDTTVGGLLRAAGLLFFAFAGYARIATLGEEVRDPARTIPRAIPIALGITLAVYALVAVAVLTLLGPRGLADATAPLSDAARAAGADRLVPAVRIGGAVAALGSLLALILGVSRTTLAMARDRHLPHALAAVHPRFGVPHRAELAVGAVVTVLAATTDVRGAIGFSSFGVLVYYAVANASAWTLTEEEGRPNRLVPVIGLAGCAALAFALPASTVVSGGAVLVLGAGFYGLRRVTTATGNRP encoded by the coding sequence ATGAGCACGGAGACAGACCCGGCGGGCACGGGTGGGATGAAACGGCGTCTGGGCCTGTCCGACGCCGTGGTGATCGGCCTGGGCTCGATGATCGGAGCCGGGATCTTCGCGTCCCTCGGCCCGGCGGCCGACGCCGCCGGTTCCGGACTGCTGCTCGCTCTGGCCCTGGCCGCCGTCGTCGCCTACTGCAACGCGACGTCCTCGGCACGTCTCGCCGCCCGCTACCCCCGCTCCGGCGGCACCTACGTCTACGGCCGTGAACGCCTGGGCGACTTCTGGGGCTACCTGGCCGGCTGGGCGTTCGTCGTCGGCAAGACGGCCTCCTGCGCGGCCATGGCCCTCACGGTCGGCGCCTACCTCTGGCCCGGCCAGACCCACGCGGTGGCCGTGGCCGCCGTAGTGGCGCTGACCGCGGTGAACTACACCGGCGTGCAGAAGTCCGCGCTCCTCACCCGCGCGATCGTCGCCGTCGTCCTGGCCGTACTCGCCGCCGTGATCGTCACCGCCCTGGCCTCCACCCACGCGGACACCGCGCGGCTGGCCATCGGCTCGGACACCACCGTCGGCGGCCTGCTCCGGGCCGCGGGCCTGCTCTTCTTCGCCTTCGCCGGCTACGCCCGTATCGCCACCCTCGGCGAGGAGGTCCGCGACCCCGCCCGCACCATCCCGCGCGCGATTCCGATCGCGCTCGGGATCACCCTCGCCGTCTACGCCCTCGTCGCGGTCGCCGTGCTGACGCTGCTGGGCCCGCGCGGGCTGGCGGACGCCACCGCCCCGCTCTCGGACGCCGCGCGCGCCGCGGGGGCCGACCGGCTGGTGCCGGCCGTTCGCATCGGCGGCGCCGTCGCCGCGCTCGGCTCACTGCTCGCGCTCATCCTCGGAGTCTCACGCACCACCCTCGCGATGGCCCGGGACCGGCACCTGCCGCACGCCCTGGCCGCCGTCCACCCCCGCTTCGGTGTCCCCCACCGCGCCGAACTCGCGGTCGGCGCGGTGGTCACCGTCCTCGCCGCGACCACGGACGTACGCGGTGCGATCGGGTTCTCCTCCTTCGGCGTCCTGGTCTACTACGCCGTCGCCAACGCCTCCGCCTGGACCCTCACCGAGGAAGAAGGCCGGCCGAACCGCCTCGTCCCCGTCATCGGCCTGGCCGGCTGCGCGGCCCTCGCCTTCGCCTTGCCCGCGAGCACCGTCGTCTCCGGCGGCGCGGTCCTCGTCCTCGGGGCTGGGTTCTACGGTCTGCGCCGGGTCACGACGGCAACGGGCAACCGCCCGTAG
- the gap gene encoding type I glyceraldehyde-3-phosphate dehydrogenase has translation MTVRVGINGFGRIGRTYLRAALDRAEAGTQDVEVVAINDITSPATLVHLLEYDSTFGRIGREVSHDDSSITVDGTRIAVSAERDPAALHWSDYGVSIVVESTGRFRDRDSAALHLKAGAHTVLLSAPGKNADATIVMGVNDSTYDRGQDRIVSAASCTTNCVAPMVKVLHDAFGIERGMMTTIHGYTNDQSLLDSPHKDLRRARSAALSIIPTSTGAARAVGLVLPELAGALDGIAVRVPVEDGSLTDLAVVLRREVTTEEINAVFDEAAEGPLNGVLRVSKAPIVSRDVIGDPSSCIFDPALTQAHGTLAKVFGWYDNEWGYTNRLLDLTALVAED, from the coding sequence ATGACCGTACGCGTCGGCATCAACGGCTTCGGCCGGATAGGCCGCACCTACCTGCGCGCGGCACTCGACCGCGCCGAGGCGGGCACCCAGGACGTCGAGGTGGTCGCGATCAACGACATCACCTCGCCCGCCACGCTCGTCCATCTCCTGGAGTACGACTCGACGTTCGGCCGGATCGGACGCGAGGTCAGCCACGACGACAGCTCGATCACCGTCGACGGCACGCGGATCGCGGTCAGCGCCGAACGCGACCCGGCCGCCCTGCACTGGTCGGACTACGGCGTGAGCATCGTCGTAGAGTCCACGGGCCGCTTCCGCGACCGGGACTCCGCCGCGCTGCACCTGAAGGCAGGCGCCCACACCGTGCTGCTGTCCGCGCCCGGCAAGAACGCGGACGCCACCATCGTGATGGGCGTCAACGACTCGACGTACGACCGAGGGCAGGACCGGATCGTCTCGGCCGCCTCCTGCACCACCAACTGTGTCGCCCCGATGGTCAAGGTGCTGCACGACGCCTTCGGCATCGAGCGCGGCATGATGACCACCATCCACGGTTACACCAACGACCAGTCCCTGCTCGACAGTCCGCACAAGGACCTGCGCCGGGCCCGGTCGGCGGCGCTGAGCATCATCCCGACCAGCACCGGCGCCGCGCGTGCCGTCGGCCTGGTGCTGCCGGAGCTGGCCGGCGCCCTGGACGGCATCGCGGTGCGTGTGCCCGTCGAGGACGGCTCGCTCACCGACCTCGCGGTGGTGCTGCGGCGCGAGGTGACGACCGAGGAGATCAACGCGGTCTTCGACGAGGCCGCAGAGGGTCCGCTCAACGGCGTTCTCCGCGTCTCGAAGGCCCCGATCGTCTCTCGCGATGTCATCGGTGACCCCTCCTCGTGCATCTTCGACCCGGCCCTGACCCAGGCGCACGGCACCCTGGCTAAGGTCTTCGGCTGGTACGACAACGAGTGGGGTTACACCAACCGCCTCCTCGACCTGACGGCACTGGTCGCCGAGGACTGA
- a CDS encoding aldo/keto reductase encodes MQYRPLGRTGVQVSPLCLGAMMFGPWGNEDEADSIRIIHHALDAGINFVDTADVYSAGASEEIVGKALKGRREDVFLATKFFMPMDQDDPNQRGGSRRWIIREVENSLRRLDTDHIDLYQVHRPSPDTDLAETLGALSDLVHQGKIRYIGSSSYSGSQIVEAQWTSRERNLERFVTEQPPYSILVRGIEEDVLPTVRRHGMGTLTYSPLSGGWLSGRYRRNAIEGPASAARPQARFDMSTPANQRKLDAVEQLALLAEKAGLTLIELAVAFVINHPGVTSAIIGPRTMDQLAAFLPAAQVTLSSDVLDAVDEIVAPGVTVNPVDNSYGDFELRADQRRR; translated from the coding sequence ATGCAGTACCGACCGCTCGGCCGCACCGGTGTCCAGGTCAGCCCGCTCTGCCTGGGGGCGATGATGTTCGGCCCCTGGGGCAACGAGGACGAGGCCGACTCGATCCGGATCATCCACCACGCCCTGGACGCGGGCATCAACTTCGTCGACACCGCCGACGTGTACTCCGCCGGCGCCTCGGAGGAGATCGTCGGCAAGGCCCTCAAGGGTCGCCGCGAGGACGTGTTCCTGGCGACCAAGTTCTTCATGCCGATGGACCAGGACGACCCCAATCAGCGGGGCGGCTCACGGCGCTGGATCATCCGCGAGGTGGAGAACTCCCTGCGCCGGCTCGACACCGACCACATCGACCTCTACCAGGTCCACCGCCCCAGCCCCGACACGGACCTCGCCGAGACCCTCGGCGCCCTCTCCGACCTCGTGCACCAGGGAAAGATCCGCTACATCGGCTCCTCGTCCTACTCCGGCTCCCAGATCGTCGAGGCCCAGTGGACCTCGCGCGAGCGGAACCTGGAGCGGTTCGTGACCGAGCAGCCGCCGTACTCGATCCTGGTCCGCGGCATCGAGGAGGACGTGCTGCCCACCGTGCGCCGCCACGGCATGGGCACCCTCACCTACAGCCCGCTCTCCGGCGGCTGGTTGTCGGGCCGCTACCGCAGGAACGCCATCGAAGGCCCCGCCTCCGCGGCCCGCCCCCAAGCCCGCTTCGACATGAGCACCCCGGCCAACCAGCGCAAGCTCGACGCCGTCGAACAGCTCGCGCTCCTGGCGGAGAAGGCGGGTCTCACCCTGATCGAGCTGGCCGTCGCCTTCGTCATCAACCACCCCGGCGTCACCTCGGCGATCATCGGCCCGCGCACCATGGACCAGCTGGCGGCGTTCCTTCCCGCCGCGCAGGTCACGCTGTCGTCCGACGTGCTCGATGCCGTGGACGAGATCGTCGCGCCCGGCGTCACGGTCAACCCGGTCGACAACAGCTACGGCGACTTCGAACTGCGCGCCGACCAGCGACGCCGCTGA
- a CDS encoding helix-turn-helix transcriptional regulator, whose protein sequence is MADSDKKSVAAEVREFLSTRRSRITPEQAGLPVYGGNRRVAGLRREEVALLAGMSVDYYVRLERGNLSGASDSVLESLAHALQLDEAERTHLYDLARAATPSGRRPALTASRVRPTILRLLDSMTDVPAHVRNARFDILATNALGRALYAPLFDSPLFAQRGPVNSARFMFLDPASKDFWTDWDKGADDAVAFLRNETGRAPHDKALTDLIGELTTKSDDFARRWARHDVKFHRSGVKNLHHPLVGDLALPYEAMELPSAPGLRLNFYSPEPGSPAQEALGLLASWASTGPVVPTAND, encoded by the coding sequence ATGGCAGACAGCGACAAGAAGAGCGTGGCCGCCGAGGTCCGCGAGTTCCTGAGCACCCGGCGTTCCCGCATCACCCCCGAGCAGGCCGGACTGCCGGTCTACGGCGGCAACCGGCGCGTCGCGGGCCTGCGCCGGGAGGAGGTCGCGCTGCTCGCGGGCATGAGCGTCGACTACTACGTCCGTCTGGAGCGCGGGAACCTCTCCGGCGCCTCGGACTCGGTACTGGAATCCCTCGCGCACGCGCTGCAACTGGACGAGGCCGAGCGCACCCACCTCTACGACCTCGCCCGCGCGGCGACACCGTCGGGCCGGCGCCCCGCGCTGACCGCGTCCCGCGTACGGCCCACGATCCTGCGCCTGCTCGACTCGATGACCGATGTGCCGGCCCATGTGCGCAACGCGCGCTTCGACATCCTGGCCACGAACGCGCTGGGGCGGGCGCTGTACGCACCCCTCTTCGACTCGCCGCTGTTCGCCCAGCGCGGCCCGGTCAACAGCGCCCGCTTCATGTTCCTGGACCCCGCGAGCAAGGACTTCTGGACCGACTGGGACAAGGGCGCCGACGACGCCGTCGCTTTCCTGCGCAACGAGACGGGCCGGGCACCCCACGACAAGGCACTGACCGACCTGATCGGCGAACTGACGACCAAGAGCGACGACTTCGCCCGCCGCTGGGCCCGCCACGACGTGAAGTTCCACCGCTCCGGCGTGAAGAACCTGCACCACCCGCTGGTCGGCGACCTCGCCCTGCCCTACGAGGCGATGGAACTGCCCTCCGCCCCCGGCCTCCGCCTCAACTTCTACTCGCCCGAACCCGGCTCCCCGGCGCAGGAAGCCCTGGGCCTCCTCGCCAGCTGGGCGAGCACCGGGCCCGTCGTCCCGACCGCGAACGACTGA
- a CDS encoding MFS transporter: MRAALKYDGTGDDATAESTPSMAVRAPAPAAPARATLILAIICVSYFMVILDNSIVFTGLPQIRSDMGFSETGLSWITNAYVLVFGGLLLLGARAGDLFGHRRVFLFSLVVFALTSLLVGAAQTQWWLIGARALQGVGAAVLAPSALSLLTRSFAEGRARDRAMAAYSAVAGLGAALGLVVGGLAADLISWRAGFFLNVPVGIAMVMLAVRFLPGTERHGGRFDVAGALLATAGSTALVFGIVDATDVGWTARATVVPLLAGGVMLALFVLVERRAAQPIVPLRLFASRERSGAYITRMLYMGAMIGFFFFTAQFVQSVYHWTPLQAGLAFLPMTLVNFVFAVQVPRLLERVGRPQVLTAGLALTMVGMVWLSRLGPHTPYLTGVGLPMVLIGAGQGLTLAPLTSSGVDGVDPADAGAASGLVNTVHQIGSALSLSILTAAAASVSTGHGAADIAARSGSALTGSAVLLVLALAAALALIVPARTRPHERSL; encoded by the coding sequence GTGCGCGCAGCGCTCAAGTACGACGGGACCGGCGACGACGCCACGGCGGAGTCCACGCCGTCCATGGCGGTGCGTGCGCCGGCCCCTGCCGCCCCGGCCCGGGCGACGCTGATCCTCGCGATCATCTGCGTCAGCTACTTCATGGTCATCCTCGACAACTCGATCGTGTTCACAGGGCTGCCGCAGATCCGCTCCGACATGGGATTCTCCGAGACGGGCCTGTCCTGGATCACCAACGCCTACGTCCTGGTCTTCGGCGGCCTGCTGCTCCTGGGAGCCCGGGCCGGTGACCTGTTCGGACACCGCAGGGTGTTCCTGTTCTCCCTGGTCGTCTTCGCGCTGACCTCGCTTCTGGTCGGCGCCGCACAGACCCAGTGGTGGCTGATCGGAGCCCGGGCGCTGCAGGGCGTCGGGGCCGCGGTCCTGGCCCCTTCCGCCCTGTCCCTGCTCACCCGCAGCTTCGCCGAGGGCCGGGCCCGTGACCGGGCGATGGCCGCCTACAGCGCGGTGGCCGGGCTCGGCGCGGCACTCGGCCTGGTGGTGGGCGGACTGGCCGCCGACCTGATCTCGTGGCGGGCCGGGTTCTTCCTCAACGTGCCGGTCGGCATCGCGATGGTGATGCTGGCGGTGCGGTTCCTGCCGGGGACCGAGCGCCATGGTGGCCGCTTCGACGTCGCCGGGGCGCTTCTGGCGACTGCGGGCTCCACCGCCCTGGTCTTCGGCATCGTGGACGCCACCGACGTCGGCTGGACCGCTCGGGCCACCGTTGTTCCACTTCTGGCCGGTGGGGTGATGCTGGCGCTGTTCGTCCTGGTGGAGCGGCGGGCCGCGCAGCCGATCGTGCCGCTGCGGCTGTTCGCGAGCCGGGAGCGGAGCGGTGCCTACATCACCCGGATGCTCTACATGGGCGCGATGATCGGGTTCTTCTTCTTCACCGCGCAGTTCGTGCAGAGCGTCTACCACTGGACGCCGCTGCAGGCCGGTCTCGCCTTCCTGCCGATGACGCTGGTCAACTTCGTCTTCGCCGTCCAGGTGCCGCGGCTGCTGGAGCGGGTCGGCAGGCCGCAGGTGCTCACCGCCGGGCTGGCCCTGACCATGGTGGGCATGGTGTGGCTCAGCCGCCTCGGCCCGCACACGCCCTACCTGACCGGAGTGGGGTTGCCCATGGTGCTCATCGGCGCCGGCCAGGGTCTGACGCTGGCTCCGCTGACGTCCAGCGGCGTGGACGGCGTCGACCCCGCGGACGCGGGCGCCGCCTCGGGCCTGGTCAACACCGTGCACCAAATAGGCAGCGCGTTGAGCCTGAGCATCCTGACCGCCGCAGCCGCCTCCGTCTCCACCGGTCACGGGGCCGCCGACATCGCGGCCCGCTCGGGTTCCGCGCTGACCGGATCCGCCGTCCTGCTCGTCCTGGCCCTCGCGGCCGCCCTCGCCCTCATCGTCCCCGCACGTACCCGCCCCCACGAAAGGTCCCTGTGA
- a CDS encoding aldo/keto reductase — translation MQTLTLNNGVEMPALGLGVFQTPPDETRDAVTAALDLGYRHIDTAAAYGNEREVGQAIRASGVPRDDIFVETKIWISDYGYEETLHGFDKSAAKLGVDRIDLLILHQALPSDFDRTLAAYRALERLLADGRVRAIGVSNFMVDHLTALLDATSVVPAVNQLEIHPYFQQRPVLDFDNDHGILNQAWSPIGGITFYRGQGEERGSVLEDPSVTAIAEAHGKSPAQVLLRWGIQQGRSVIPKSTKRHRIAENIDVFDFALSTDELKILDALETGRRGGPEPADVTLAAYGRAIPEA, via the coding sequence ATGCAGACCCTCACCCTCAACAACGGCGTCGAGATGCCCGCCCTCGGACTCGGTGTCTTCCAGACCCCGCCGGACGAGACCCGGGACGCCGTCACGGCCGCGCTCGACCTCGGCTACCGGCACATCGACACCGCCGCCGCGTACGGCAACGAACGCGAGGTCGGCCAGGCCATCCGCGCGTCCGGCGTGCCCCGCGACGACATCTTCGTCGAGACGAAGATCTGGATCAGCGACTACGGCTACGAAGAGACCCTGCACGGCTTCGACAAGAGCGCCGCCAAGCTCGGCGTCGACCGGATCGACCTGCTGATCCTGCACCAGGCCCTGCCGTCCGACTTCGACAGGACCCTCGCCGCCTACCGCGCCCTGGAGCGGCTCCTGGCCGACGGCAGGGTCCGGGCGATCGGCGTCAGCAACTTCATGGTCGACCACCTGACCGCGCTGCTCGACGCGACCTCCGTGGTCCCGGCCGTCAACCAGCTGGAGATCCACCCGTACTTCCAGCAGCGCCCCGTACTCGACTTCGACAACGACCACGGCATCCTCAACCAGGCGTGGTCTCCCATCGGCGGCATCACCTTCTACCGCGGGCAGGGCGAGGAACGCGGGAGCGTCCTCGAGGACCCGTCCGTCACCGCGATCGCCGAGGCGCACGGCAAGAGTCCCGCTCAGGTGCTGCTGCGCTGGGGCATCCAGCAGGGCCGCTCGGTGATCCCCAAGTCGACCAAGCGCCACCGCATCGCGGAGAACATCGACGTCTTCGACTTCGCCCTCTCCACGGACGAGTTGAAGATCCTCGACGCCCTGGAGACCGGCCGGCGCGGTGGCCCCGAGCCCGCCGACGTCACCCTCGCGGCCTACGGCCGTGCCATCCCCGAAGCCTGA
- a CDS encoding NAD(P)-dependent alcohol dehydrogenase, translating to MPTTVNAFGTHEAGKPLVPVTVERRDVGPHDVKLDILYCGICHSDMNYADGTFGPLVVSPLVPGHEIVGRVTETGPDVTRHRVGDLVGIGCMVNSCRTCENCRAGQEQYCLGGNTLVFGAPDPAEPGAHTQGGYSEAIVAPEDFVVRVPESLDPAAAAPLLCAGITVYAPLKRFGAGPGTRVGVVGLGGLGHLGVKMAKAMGADVTVLSRSGGKREAAAALGADHYAVTGDGSAFTELASTFDIILNTVSAPVSLPDHLGMLRLHGTMVNVGVTTEPMPMEVFALLQNGRSFVGSLFGGIAETQEMLDFAAEHDVTADIELIDAQDVNTAYERILASDVRYRFVIDGATFAKPQRA from the coding sequence ATGCCCACCACCGTCAACGCGTTCGGCACCCACGAGGCCGGGAAACCGCTCGTTCCCGTCACCGTCGAGCGCCGCGACGTCGGCCCGCACGACGTCAAGCTCGACATCCTGTACTGCGGGATCTGCCACTCCGACATGAACTACGCCGACGGCACGTTCGGCCCGCTGGTGGTCAGCCCGCTCGTGCCCGGCCACGAGATCGTCGGCCGGGTCACCGAGACCGGCCCCGACGTCACCCGCCACCGGGTCGGCGACCTGGTCGGCATCGGCTGCATGGTCAACTCCTGCCGCACCTGCGAGAACTGCCGGGCAGGCCAGGAGCAGTACTGCCTGGGGGGCAACACCCTCGTCTTCGGAGCTCCCGACCCCGCCGAGCCCGGCGCCCACACCCAGGGTGGCTACTCCGAGGCGATCGTCGCCCCTGAGGACTTCGTCGTCCGCGTCCCCGAAAGCCTCGATCCGGCCGCCGCCGCTCCGCTGCTGTGCGCCGGCATCACCGTCTACGCTCCGCTCAAGCGGTTCGGTGCCGGGCCCGGCACCAGGGTCGGGGTGGTCGGCCTCGGCGGGCTCGGTCATCTCGGCGTGAAGATGGCCAAGGCCATGGGCGCCGACGTGACCGTCCTGTCCCGGTCCGGCGGCAAGCGGGAGGCCGCCGCGGCCCTCGGCGCCGACCACTACGCGGTGACCGGTGACGGGTCCGCGTTCACCGAGCTGGCCAGCACCTTCGACATCATCCTGAACACCGTCAGCGCGCCCGTGTCCCTCCCCGACCACCTCGGGATGCTGCGCCTGCACGGCACCATGGTGAACGTCGGTGTGACCACCGAGCCGATGCCGATGGAGGTCTTCGCCCTCCTCCAGAACGGCCGGTCCTTCGTGGGATCGCTGTTCGGCGGCATCGCCGAGACGCAGGAGATGCTCGACTTCGCGGCCGAGCACGACGTCACGGCCGACATCGAGTTGATCGACGCACAGGACGTCAACACCGCATACGAGCGGATCCTCGCCTCAGACGTCCGCTACCGGTTCGTGATCGACGGCGCGACCTTCGCGAAGCCGCAGCGGGCATGA